In Phoenix dactylifera cultivar Barhee BC4 chromosome 11, palm_55x_up_171113_PBpolish2nd_filt_p, whole genome shotgun sequence, the following are encoded in one genomic region:
- the LOC113463167 gene encoding uncharacterized protein LOC113463167: MDPETDEYIRESIENSLGLPISDKNLRLKVLASEDARRRLQDQIFILEERLKEAEKRVEQYKAKATMNAQGLRRCIEEKEMVASGYADLVNHYAKLEECSLYEQDLGRATESCDELAKENDELQSRLQDNSYVSIRFCLFFFLLYFYFFNSSSCFPWSQVDKV, encoded by the exons ATGGATCCAGAGACCGACGAGTACATCCGTGAATCCATTGAGAACTCGCTCGGCCTCCCAATCTCTGACAAGAACCTCCGCCTCAAGGTCCTTGCTTCCGAAGACGCCCGCCGCCGCCtccaagatcagatcttcatcctTGAGGAGCGCCTCAAGGAAGCCGAGAAGCGTGTAGAGCAATATAAG GCAAAGGCGACCATGAATGCCCAAGGGTTGAGGAGGTGCATCgaggagaaggagatggtgGCATCGGGATATGCTGATTTGGTGAATCACTACGCCAAATTGGAGGAGTGCTCTCTGTATGAACAGGATCTTGGGAGGGCCACGGAGTCTTGCGATGAATTAGCCAAGGAGAATGACGAGCTTCAATCACGGCTGCAGGACAACTCTTATGTAAGTATTAgattctgtttgtttttttttctcttgtatttttatttctttaattcCTCTTCTTGCTTTCCATGGTCCCAAGTAGATAAAGTCTAG